In the genome of Lactuca sativa cultivar Salinas chromosome 3, Lsat_Salinas_v11, whole genome shotgun sequence, the window TTTTACCCAATATGGGAAGCAGCATCCGTTGACGAATGGTTATACAATGGTGGTCCTTATGAACTAATTGTTCTACACTTCTTACTTGGTGTAGCTTGTTACATGGGTCATGAGTGGGAGCTTAGTTTCCATCTGGGTATGCGACCTTGGATTGTTGTTGCATATTCAGCTCCTATTGCAGCTGCGACTGCTGTTTTCTTGATCTACCCAATTGGTCAAggagtgaaagcgtttccttacAATCATTCTTATGAatgaaagaaaccttatgacacttagattttgtggagtattcgttcttatccatgtgaatttgtcataaccataatcacaagataatgttagtgacaaatccaaactcttatggatagaacttgttcttcttaatttcttgccatcaag includes:
- the LOC128132918 gene encoding photosystem II protein D1-like produces the protein MASRACDCYRLLAYWFDTTIKIFNSIIGIACVDSASMHKDIGYGIHHGSCNYGLESSGVHRKSGGAIIPTSAAIGLHFYPIWEAASVDEWLYNGGPYELIVLHFLLGVACYMGHEWELSFHLGMRPWIVVAYSAPIAAATAVFLIYPIGQGVKAFPYNHSYE